In Paractinoplanes brasiliensis, the following proteins share a genomic window:
- a CDS encoding LacI family DNA-binding transcriptional regulator, with the protein MAAGHRVTIYEVADRAQVSISTVSNVLNKPDRVSRATRERVLAAVDELGFVPKVQAVSLARQGTGRIGVMAPFTSYGSYLRRLSGLLTAATELEIDVLVFDHESAALASSPVLASMPVHGRLDGLVVMGLRIEDAIADRLRQRRLPTVAVDADSALFSRVVIDDRAGGRTAAEHLRDRGHRHVGYLLERQVSDYESQAIKRLAGFREVIAAAGGSVTVARSDNSVDNARRAAAELLDAADRPTAIMAHHDALAVGVLLAARDRGLRAPQDVAVMGFDDGDMAVAADLTTVRQPFEESGSTALSVLLGHLGGSELRSTTVLDVSLVQRSTT; encoded by the coding sequence TTGGCGGCGGGGCATCGAGTCACCATCTACGAGGTCGCCGACCGCGCGCAGGTCAGCATCTCGACCGTCTCCAACGTACTCAACAAGCCCGACCGGGTCAGCCGGGCAACCCGGGAACGGGTGCTGGCGGCGGTCGACGAGCTGGGCTTCGTCCCCAAGGTGCAGGCGGTCAGCCTGGCCCGCCAGGGCACCGGGCGGATCGGCGTGATGGCGCCGTTCACCTCGTACGGCTCGTATCTGCGCCGGTTGTCCGGCCTGCTGACCGCCGCCACCGAACTCGAGATCGACGTGCTGGTCTTCGACCACGAGTCGGCCGCCCTGGCCTCCTCACCGGTGCTGGCCAGCATGCCGGTGCACGGGCGGCTCGACGGCCTCGTGGTGATGGGCCTGCGCATCGAGGACGCCATCGCCGACCGGCTGCGTCAGCGGCGCCTGCCCACGGTGGCGGTCGACGCCGACAGCGCCCTGTTCAGCCGGGTGGTGATCGACGACCGGGCGGGCGGCCGGACGGCGGCCGAGCACCTGCGCGACCGCGGCCATCGCCACGTCGGCTACCTGCTCGAACGGCAGGTCTCCGACTACGAGTCGCAGGCGATCAAACGGCTGGCCGGCTTCCGCGAGGTGATCGCGGCGGCTGGCGGGTCGGTCACCGTGGCGCGCAGCGACAACTCGGTCGACAACGCCCGCCGGGCCGCCGCCGAGCTGCTCGACGCGGCGGACCGGCCGACCGCGATCATGGCGCACCATGACGCGCTCGCCGTGGGAGTCCTGCTCGCGGCCCGCGACCGCGGGTTGCGGGCGCCGCAGGACGTGGCCGTGATGGGATTCGACGACGGAGACATGGCCGTGGCGGCCGATCTGACGACGGTGCGTCAGCCCTTCGAGGAATCGGGCAGCACAGCGTTGAGCGTGCTGCTGGGGCATCTCGGCGGATCCGAGCTGCGGTCGACGACCGTGCTCGACGTCAGCCTGGTCCAGCGATCCACCACCTGA
- a CDS encoding ABC transporter substrate-binding protein — protein sequence MKRPVMAVLACAGLLTAAACSAPGSDSSSSPTTTGSAAAVATSCGSDPVTLRGYFETGFPLPKELADEFTKQFPNVKWDIREDQFAVITQNAPRVLADDPPDLMRLPQVSELVKDGLLKQLDGYAQAYGWDKWPASQLEQMRVNANGQRGDGPLYAQGLNFSMTGMFYNKKLAAQIGMTQPPATLAELDTVLQKAKDAGLVPINQFNGGATGGLAFPLQNLMAAYGEPGPINDWIYQKPGATIDTPSNLQATQHLERWIKAGYFASDINSQDYATMMSRFIGGKALFMFDGDWESGNLDKQMAGNAGFFLMPPANAGGKRAAMSAPLTFGISAKAPNADCAAFFLNWVATNQQARDITVKVGGSHPMGPSDAYMPPVQEGTVTAATLTAGATIAQDNGAMDFIANATGAIYAKSWTPQLQKLAAGQQSPDALLKSVQKDYESQVKG from the coding sequence ATGAAACGTCCCGTCATGGCGGTGCTGGCCTGCGCCGGCCTGCTGACCGCGGCAGCTTGCAGCGCGCCCGGCAGCGACTCCAGTTCCTCCCCCACCACCACCGGCAGCGCGGCAGCCGTGGCCACCAGCTGCGGCAGCGACCCGGTGACCCTCAGGGGATACTTCGAGACCGGCTTCCCCCTGCCCAAGGAGCTCGCCGACGAGTTCACCAAGCAGTTCCCCAACGTCAAGTGGGACATCCGCGAGGACCAGTTCGCGGTGATCACGCAGAACGCGCCGCGGGTCCTGGCCGACGACCCGCCGGACCTCATGCGCCTGCCGCAGGTGTCCGAGCTCGTCAAGGACGGCCTGCTCAAGCAGCTGGACGGCTACGCCCAGGCGTACGGGTGGGACAAATGGCCCGCCTCGCAGCTGGAGCAGATGCGGGTCAACGCGAACGGGCAGCGCGGCGACGGCCCGCTCTACGCCCAGGGCCTGAACTTCAGCATGACCGGCATGTTCTACAACAAGAAGCTGGCCGCGCAGATCGGCATGACGCAGCCGCCGGCCACGCTGGCCGAGCTGGACACCGTCCTGCAGAAGGCGAAGGACGCCGGCCTGGTGCCGATCAACCAGTTCAACGGCGGCGCCACCGGCGGTCTCGCCTTCCCGCTGCAGAACCTCATGGCGGCGTACGGGGAACCGGGGCCGATCAACGACTGGATCTACCAGAAGCCCGGGGCGACCATCGACACCCCCAGCAACCTGCAGGCCACCCAGCACCTGGAGCGGTGGATCAAGGCCGGGTACTTCGCCTCCGACATCAACTCGCAGGACTACGCCACCATGATGAGCCGGTTCATCGGCGGCAAGGCGCTGTTCATGTTCGACGGCGACTGGGAGTCGGGCAACCTCGACAAGCAGATGGCGGGCAACGCCGGGTTCTTCCTGATGCCTCCTGCCAACGCGGGCGGCAAGCGGGCCGCGATGTCGGCGCCGCTGACGTTCGGCATCAGCGCCAAGGCCCCGAACGCCGACTGCGCCGCGTTCTTCCTCAACTGGGTGGCCACCAACCAGCAGGCCCGGGACATCACCGTGAAGGTCGGCGGCTCGCACCCGATGGGTCCGTCGGACGCCTACATGCCGCCGGTCCAGGAGGGCACCGTCACGGCCGCGACGCTGACCGCCGGCGCCACCATCGCCCAGGACAACGGCGCGATGGACTTCATCGCCAACGCCACCGGCGCCATCTACGCCAAGAGCTGGACCCCGCAGCTGCAGAAGCTCGCCGCCGGCCAGCAGAGCCCGGACGCGCTGCTCAAGTCGGTGCAGAAGGACTACGAGAGTCAGGTCAAGGGCTGA
- a CDS encoding carbohydrate ABC transporter permease: MAIRSGSAPRTPAAPGRRTRRPGAWLGWLFVAPAALMYTVFVLRPLLFTVQYSFYDWNGIGASTWVGLENYTRLFTDAEQFAPILHAFELILFFSGIPVVLGLFVAATIRGIATSRLALVARTVLFLPQVIPLVAAGIMWTWLLSSTGLANELLSAVGLEGLTRAWLGDFGTALPAVGVIGAWVLVGLCTLLLLAGMSKIDPALYESARLDGAGPIREFFAITLPSLRQEIGVCVTVTVIAALASFDIVYIATQGGPGNSTMVPGLEIFYLAFSEREVGRASALAVVLVALVLVCVLPIQRFTRDGNR, from the coding sequence GTGGCCATCCGATCCGGTTCCGCGCCGCGGACACCAGCCGCGCCGGGGCGGCGTACTCGTCGCCCCGGCGCCTGGCTGGGCTGGCTGTTCGTGGCCCCCGCGGCCCTCATGTACACCGTCTTCGTCCTGCGACCGCTGCTGTTCACCGTCCAGTACTCGTTCTACGACTGGAACGGGATCGGGGCCTCGACGTGGGTGGGCCTGGAGAACTACACCCGCCTGTTCACCGATGCCGAGCAGTTCGCGCCGATCCTGCACGCGTTCGAGCTGATCCTGTTCTTCAGCGGGATCCCGGTGGTGCTCGGCCTGTTCGTGGCGGCCACCATCCGCGGCATCGCGACCAGCCGGCTGGCGCTGGTCGCCCGCACCGTGCTGTTCCTGCCGCAGGTCATCCCGTTGGTCGCGGCCGGCATCATGTGGACCTGGCTGCTGTCCTCGACCGGCCTGGCCAACGAACTGCTGAGCGCGGTCGGGCTGGAGGGGCTGACCCGCGCCTGGCTCGGTGACTTCGGCACCGCCCTGCCGGCGGTCGGCGTGATCGGCGCCTGGGTGCTCGTCGGCCTGTGCACGCTGCTCCTGCTCGCCGGCATGAGCAAGATCGATCCGGCGCTCTACGAGTCGGCGCGGCTTGACGGCGCCGGGCCGATCCGCGAGTTCTTCGCCATCACGCTGCCCAGCCTCCGCCAGGAGATCGGCGTCTGCGTCACGGTGACCGTGATCGCCGCGCTGGCCAGCTTCGACATCGTCTACATCGCCACTCAGGGCGGACCGGGCAACTCCACCATGGTTCCCGGACTCGAGATCTTCTACCTGGCGTTCTCGGAACGCGAGGTGGGCCGGGCCTCCGCGCTGGCGGTCGTGCTCGTGGCCCTCGTGCTGGTCTGCGTTCTGCCCATCCAACGGTTCACCAGGGACGGCAACCGATGA
- a CDS encoding carbohydrate ABC transporter permease, translating into MIVNRRETLTGRVLLILLMVITVVPFISLFVTALHPSGTYPDGLSWPDSPQWGNFADAFRSAHMGELLLSSALIVAGVVPVSLLLGTMAGFAFGHLRMPGHRIGFLIFVLGLTLPFEGIITPLYYQIRDMGLLNTRWAIILPLIGLFMPFSVLWMRAHFVTMPEDISEAARIDGATTWQLFRSVHVPLARPALSSLAILLFLWTWNQFLLAIVLVDDPAKRTMAGALGAFQGQWGTDIPLLCAGSLLILAPTLTVFLIFQRRFVAALLQGSVKG; encoded by the coding sequence ATGATCGTCAACCGCCGGGAGACCCTGACCGGGCGTGTCCTGCTGATCCTGCTGATGGTGATCACGGTGGTGCCGTTCATCAGCCTGTTCGTCACCGCCCTGCACCCGTCGGGCACGTACCCGGACGGGCTGTCCTGGCCCGACAGCCCGCAGTGGGGCAACTTCGCCGACGCGTTCCGGTCCGCGCACATGGGCGAGCTGCTGCTCTCCAGCGCCCTGATCGTGGCCGGCGTCGTGCCGGTCTCGTTGCTGCTCGGGACGATGGCCGGCTTCGCCTTCGGCCATCTGCGGATGCCCGGTCACCGCATCGGCTTCCTGATCTTCGTGCTCGGCCTGACCCTGCCCTTCGAGGGCATCATCACGCCGCTGTACTACCAGATCCGCGACATGGGCCTGCTCAACACGCGGTGGGCGATCATCCTGCCGCTGATCGGCCTGTTCATGCCGTTCTCGGTGCTCTGGATGCGCGCGCACTTCGTCACCATGCCCGAGGACATCTCCGAGGCCGCGCGCATCGACGGCGCGACGACCTGGCAGCTCTTCCGGAGCGTCCACGTCCCGCTGGCCCGCCCCGCCCTGTCGTCGCTGGCGATCCTGCTGTTCCTGTGGACCTGGAACCAGTTCCTGCTCGCCATCGTGCTGGTCGACGACCCGGCGAAACGGACGATGGCCGGCGCGCTCGGCGCCTTCCAGGGCCAGTGGGGCACCGACATCCCGCTGCTGTGCGCGGGCTCGCTGCTCATCCTCGCGCCGACCCTGACCGTGTTCCTGATCTTCCAGCGCCGCTTCGTGGCCGCGCTGCTGCAAGGCTCTGTCAAGGGCTGA
- a CDS encoding SGNH/GDSL hydrolase family protein — protein MTTTQSLTDDERRAFIRYTHTRLWPLLQRFPVAGDLHDELLAQMVGCPAQTVRDIAAELAGQARDTAAEMLTDHRFRDMLDTLPFRPEDRIVAVGDSITADRIGWFELLSAALPSHTTVNLGVSGNTTADVLERFDLLEAARPGHVLLMLGTNDVRTHGRATGHRMATGAETERNLRALVDLIAGMGATVTAITPPAVDQRRIDATFAAGPVRWHAADIAEVAEITRKVAPACVDLHTATANEDLDAFLEADGVHPSATGQRLILTRIVEHLTKRAP, from the coding sequence ATGACAACCACGCAGAGCCTCACCGACGACGAACGCCGGGCCTTCATCCGGTACACCCATACCCGGCTCTGGCCGCTGCTGCAACGTTTCCCGGTCGCCGGCGACCTGCACGACGAACTGCTCGCGCAGATGGTCGGCTGCCCGGCACAGACCGTACGGGACATCGCCGCCGAACTGGCCGGCCAGGCGCGGGACACCGCCGCCGAGATGCTCACCGACCACCGGTTCCGGGACATGCTCGACACGCTCCCGTTCCGCCCGGAGGACCGGATCGTCGCGGTCGGCGACTCGATCACGGCCGACCGTATCGGCTGGTTCGAGCTGCTGTCCGCGGCGCTGCCGTCGCACACCACGGTGAACCTGGGCGTCAGCGGCAACACGACGGCCGACGTGCTGGAACGGTTCGACCTGCTGGAGGCCGCCCGCCCCGGCCACGTCCTGCTCATGCTGGGCACCAACGACGTCCGTACGCACGGACGGGCCACCGGTCACCGCATGGCCACCGGCGCCGAGACCGAACGCAACCTGCGGGCCCTCGTCGACCTGATCGCCGGCATGGGGGCCACGGTCACCGCGATCACCCCACCCGCCGTCGACCAGCGGCGCATCGACGCCACGTTCGCCGCCGGCCCGGTCCGCTGGCACGCCGCCGACATCGCCGAGGTCGCCGAGATCACCCGCAAGGTCGCCCCGGCGTGCGTGGACCTGCACACGGCGACCGCGAACGAGGATCTGGACGCCTTCCTGGAGGCCGACGGGGTGCACCCGTCAGCGACCGGGCAGCGCCTGATCCTCACCCGCATCGTCGAACACCTCACGAAGCGAGCTCCGTAA
- a CDS encoding DM13 domain-containing protein yields MVRKLLSKPLTWIVVALVGAGGLYWFQPWRLFTDTTVADTLAVVASAAPPSEQPASEQPAPVRAAVVLARGSFVTHEHDTSGSARIVRNADGSHQLELIDLDTSDGPDLRVWLSDQPVRTGSGGWHVFDDGAYAEVGKLKGNHGNQVYRLPAGIDPGDFRSVSIWCKRFSVSFGAAALA; encoded by the coding sequence ATGGTCCGCAAACTGCTCTCGAAACCCCTGACCTGGATCGTCGTCGCGCTGGTGGGCGCCGGAGGGCTCTACTGGTTCCAGCCGTGGCGGCTGTTCACCGACACGACCGTGGCCGACACGCTGGCTGTGGTGGCGAGCGCTGCGCCGCCCTCCGAGCAGCCGGCCTCCGAGCAGCCGGCCCCCGTACGGGCTGCCGTTGTGCTCGCGCGGGGAAGCTTCGTCACCCACGAGCACGACACCAGCGGCTCGGCCCGGATCGTGCGCAACGCCGACGGCAGCCACCAGCTGGAGCTGATCGATCTCGACACCTCCGACGGGCCGGACCTGCGGGTGTGGTTGTCCGATCAGCCCGTACGCACGGGTTCCGGCGGGTGGCACGTGTTCGACGACGGCGCGTACGCGGAAGTGGGGAAGTTGAAGGGCAACCACGGCAACCAGGTCTACCGTCTGCCGGCCGGCATCGACCCGGGCGACTTCCGCAGCGTCAGCATCTGGTGCAAACGGTTCTCGGTGTCGTTCGGCGCTGCCGCTCTGGCGTGA
- a CDS encoding carboxypeptidase-like regulatory domain-containing protein, with amino-acid sequence MTRLRAAAVLTLIGASLVAPATPAAAAPAPVRILSVSAENVKPGDKVRVRFRVTNTGQRAETAIVVVGGGLECASGCRAEPSLGGGASKDFSATVVAPKAHPGEITGLNISIGVRLGGQNHFDFKMVYVHGPGASAPGTEKPKSEVDRVSGRVRDADGKAVGGVSLTVRDSAGHEYRTTTDRKGRFSITSTAAKPIADGRITVVASMDGYREARKTVRAAAGDKASVQLVLAAVAAPATATASPLAVAEETAEPETSAAAAPPALQTVSDEGNGPLLFMILGGLLVAAGVAALLRVVVRRRSTPSSPSDAPTAVLHLGHAADRYGNRGR; translated from the coding sequence GTGACGCGCTTACGAGCGGCCGCAGTGCTCACGCTGATCGGGGCGTCGCTCGTGGCGCCGGCAACGCCCGCGGCGGCGGCCCCGGCGCCCGTACGCATCCTGAGCGTGTCCGCCGAGAACGTGAAGCCGGGCGACAAGGTCCGGGTGCGGTTCCGCGTCACGAACACCGGGCAGCGGGCCGAGACGGCGATCGTGGTGGTCGGCGGCGGACTGGAGTGCGCGAGCGGATGCCGCGCCGAGCCCAGCCTGGGCGGCGGTGCGAGCAAGGACTTCTCGGCGACGGTGGTGGCGCCCAAGGCACATCCGGGTGAGATCACCGGGCTCAACATCTCGATCGGCGTGCGGCTGGGCGGGCAGAACCACTTCGACTTCAAGATGGTGTACGTCCACGGCCCGGGGGCGTCGGCGCCGGGCACGGAGAAACCGAAGTCCGAGGTGGACCGCGTGTCCGGCCGGGTCCGTGACGCCGACGGGAAGGCGGTCGGCGGGGTCTCGCTGACCGTCCGGGACAGCGCGGGGCACGAATACCGGACGACGACCGACCGGAAGGGCCGGTTCTCGATCACGTCGACCGCTGCCAAGCCGATCGCCGACGGCCGGATCACCGTGGTGGCGAGCATGGACGGCTATCGCGAGGCTCGCAAGACCGTACGGGCTGCCGCCGGCGACAAGGCGAGCGTGCAGCTGGTGCTGGCCGCCGTGGCCGCGCCTGCCACCGCAACGGCGTCGCCCCTGGCCGTAGCGGAAGAGACCGCGGAGCCCGAGACGAGTGCGGCCGCGGCGCCGCCTGCTCTCCAGACCGTCAGCGACGAGGGCAACGGTCCGCTGCTGTTCATGATTCTGGGCGGGCTGCTGGTCGCGGCGGGCGTGGCCGCGCTCCTGCGAGTGGTGGTGCGCCGGCGGTCCACCCCGTCGTCCCCGAGTGACGCCCCCACCGCGGTGCTGCACCTGGGCCACGCGGCCGACCGGTACGGGAACCGGGGCCGCTGA
- a CDS encoding pectate lyase: MKRSVALRWSAAAATALTAAAIMLTLPATQALAADNLSLNGGADGSSKAGGTSYGNVKDGNTGTYWSPSGSTGYVSVKWGSATTVSSAVIRQASGGGSISAWRLLNADTGAVLSSGSGSPSTISFASTALKKLTFDITSASGAPRIAEFETYGSGGTTPTTGPTTPTPTPTSPGGSGGTPTGAWPSSAGSVSISGTVNVSGTFDGGMKTYCCIGDGSQSESQDPMFKIANGGTLQNVILGSPAGDGVHCEGTCTIRNVWWNDIGEDAATFKGTGGGTSYVIGGGARNGSDKTFQHNGNGTVNISGFYLSGSGKLYRACGNCSSSYTRHVRIDNVLLNDIDMVAGINSNWGDTATITRVTLSNASNATVCGKYQGVAKGSEPKYLGAGWNDSNCKVSQSDITYR; the protein is encoded by the coding sequence ATGAAACGATCAGTCGCCCTGCGATGGTCGGCGGCAGCCGCCACCGCGCTCACCGCCGCCGCGATCATGCTGACGCTGCCCGCCACGCAGGCCCTGGCGGCCGACAACCTGAGCCTCAACGGCGGCGCCGACGGCTCGAGCAAGGCCGGCGGCACCAGCTACGGCAACGTCAAGGACGGCAACACCGGCACCTACTGGTCACCATCCGGCTCGACCGGTTACGTGTCGGTCAAGTGGGGCAGCGCCACCACGGTCTCGTCGGCCGTCATCCGGCAGGCCTCCGGCGGCGGCTCGATCAGCGCCTGGCGCCTGCTCAACGCCGACACCGGGGCCGTGCTGAGCAGCGGCAGCGGCAGCCCGAGCACCATCTCGTTCGCCTCCACCGCGCTGAAGAAGCTCACGTTCGACATCACCAGCGCGTCCGGCGCGCCGCGGATCGCCGAGTTCGAGACGTACGGCAGCGGCGGCACGACGCCGACCACCGGTCCCACCACGCCCACCCCCACGCCGACCTCGCCGGGCGGCTCCGGCGGCACTCCGACCGGCGCGTGGCCGTCCTCGGCGGGTTCGGTGAGCATCTCCGGCACGGTCAACGTCTCGGGCACCTTCGACGGCGGCATGAAGACGTACTGCTGCATCGGCGACGGCTCGCAGAGCGAGTCCCAGGACCCCATGTTCAAGATCGCCAACGGTGGCACGCTGCAGAACGTCATCCTCGGCTCCCCCGCCGGCGACGGCGTGCACTGCGAGGGGACGTGCACGATCCGCAACGTGTGGTGGAACGACATCGGCGAGGACGCCGCCACCTTCAAGGGCACCGGCGGCGGCACCAGTTACGTCATCGGCGGCGGCGCCCGCAACGGCAGCGACAAGACGTTCCAGCACAACGGCAACGGCACCGTCAACATCTCCGGCTTCTACCTGAGCGGCTCGGGCAAGCTGTACCGCGCCTGCGGCAACTGCTCCAGCTCGTACACCCGGCACGTGCGGATCGACAACGTGCTGCTGAACGACATCGACATGGTGGCCGGCATCAACTCCAACTGGGGCGACACCGCCACCATCACCCGGGTCACCCTGAGCAACGCCTCGAACGCCACGGTCTGCGGCAAGTATCAGGGCGTCGCCAAGGGCAGCGAACCCAAGTACCTGGGCGCCGGCTGGAACGACAGCAACTGCAAGGTGAGCCAGAGCGACATCACGTACCGATAG
- a CDS encoding PQQ-dependent sugar dehydrogenase: MSRNRWRPAGLLVLVLSALLLTSVPAAGKPHTRAAPLAELTVVSEQVASGLRRPIGITGLPDGRMLIAEKDGTVRSYHPDTGLAPEPVLDLSARIDTSDNERGLLGITPAPNFTRTGMLYVAYTSLPDGALTLARLPLNASERLQVLLTQEHSEYGNHNGGQVAFGREGYLYWSLGDGGHANDPFKSGQDLGTLLGKIVRIDVNRACGARPYCVPTDNPFVRTPGARPEIWVYGLRNPWRFSIDPADNSLWIGDVGQGLIEEVNHIRPAQRGANLGWSCREGTPVFDEQQCRPGVKYTDPVFEYEHFMTEGCSVIGGFVYRGSRTPEARGTYIASDYCNTAAFAVRPKPGGGYESATIGNFPTQPTAFGVDVQGELYVLSDYPGWLNRVRIEHVPPATAR, translated from the coding sequence ATGTCGAGAAATCGTTGGCGCCCGGCCGGGCTGCTCGTCCTGGTGCTGTCGGCGCTCCTGCTGACCTCGGTCCCCGCGGCCGGCAAACCCCACACCCGCGCGGCGCCCCTGGCCGAGCTCACCGTGGTGTCCGAACAGGTCGCCTCCGGCCTGCGCCGCCCCATCGGGATCACCGGGCTGCCCGACGGCCGGATGCTGATCGCCGAGAAGGACGGGACCGTACGCTCGTACCATCCCGACACCGGCCTGGCCCCCGAGCCGGTGCTCGACCTCTCGGCCCGCATCGACACCTCGGACAACGAACGCGGCCTGCTCGGCATCACCCCAGCGCCGAACTTCACGCGTACGGGAATGCTCTACGTGGCCTACACGAGCCTGCCGGACGGCGCGCTGACCCTGGCCCGCCTGCCCCTCAACGCCTCCGAGCGGCTGCAGGTCCTGCTCACCCAGGAACACTCCGAGTACGGCAACCACAACGGTGGCCAGGTCGCGTTCGGACGTGAGGGCTACCTCTACTGGTCGCTCGGCGACGGCGGCCACGCCAACGACCCGTTCAAGTCCGGTCAGGATCTCGGCACGCTGCTCGGCAAGATCGTACGGATCGACGTGAACCGCGCCTGCGGGGCGAGGCCATACTGCGTGCCGACCGACAACCCGTTCGTCCGCACGCCCGGCGCGCGACCGGAGATCTGGGTCTACGGGCTGCGCAACCCGTGGCGGTTCTCGATCGACCCGGCCGACAACTCGCTGTGGATCGGCGACGTCGGCCAGGGCCTGATCGAGGAGGTCAACCACATCCGCCCGGCGCAGCGCGGCGCCAACCTCGGCTGGTCGTGCCGTGAGGGCACCCCGGTCTTCGACGAGCAGCAGTGCCGGCCGGGCGTGAAGTACACCGACCCGGTCTTCGAGTACGAGCACTTCATGACCGAGGGCTGCTCGGTGATCGGCGGCTTCGTGTACCGCGGTTCCCGCACCCCCGAGGCCCGGGGCACGTACATCGCCAGTGATTACTGCAACACTGCCGCTTTCGCCGTACGCCCGAAGCCCGGCGGCGGCTACGAATCGGCCACGATCGGCAACTTCCCCACCCAGCCGACCGCGTTCGGCGTCGACGTCCAGGGCGAGCTGTACGTGCTCAGCGACTACCCGGGGTGGCTGAACCGCGTACGCATCGAGCACGTCCCACCCGCCACGGCTCGATGA